One Chitinispirillales bacterium genomic window, CAATACGGGACATCTTTTTTCGGTTCAATGGCAACGTTTAACTCAATGGACGGTTTCTGTTTCACGTTAGTCTCAAAGACAATTTTTCCGTTTTCGTATTTGCTGACGTTTCTTATGAATTCAAAATCAAATTCGTAAGTCGTAATGCCCTCTTTGTCGGGTTTGCCCTTGTTTTTAACGGTCGTCTTTACAACAATCGGCGAAATGTTTTCCTGATTGTTGCTCAAAATATATTGCGCTTTTTTAATTATCAAATCCGGTTGCGAAGCCAAAAGGGATACGGAACCGTTAATTTTTCCATTATCTGAAAATAAATTCATCCATCTCTGCGAAATGTCGAGCGCAGCCTTTATGAACGTCTTGATTCTAAGTTGAATTCGCGATGAATCCGGATCGTTTGAATAAACAGTTAGAATTTTTTCCTGATGTCCGGTAAAACCATCGGTATTAAATTCCGCCAATATATTTCCAGCGGTACCGGGCGCTATTACGGAATCAAATTTTGCAACCGTACATCCGCAACTCGGACGCACGGATGTTATTTTAAGCGGCTCATTCCCATTGTTTACTATAGAAAACGTATGTGACAACACCTTGTTGCCGTCTGGGATCGTTCCAAAATCAAATGTTTTTTGCTCTACGAAAAGTCTTGGTTGCGCGTATAAAACAGCCGCGACAAACAGCGATGACAAAACAATTTTCATTTTCATAAACATACCTCCAAATGAAAAACATTAAAAAATAAATTAACTCATACTCAAAACTACTTTTATTTACAAAACAATAATAAAAAATTAGATGACTATATACAATTTTACACAAAGATATAATCAACCCATTTTATGGGTTATTTTATTAATCAAATTACTTTTTGCCAATGAAAAATTGGCAATTAAAATCAAAAAT contains:
- a CDS encoding DUF1573 domain-containing protein; its protein translation is MKMKIVLSSLFVAAVLYAQPRLFVEQKTFDFGTIPDGNKVLSHTFSIVNNGNEPLKITSVRPSCGCTVAKFDSVIAPGTAGNILAEFNTDGFTGHQEKILTVYSNDPDSSRIQLRIKTFIKAALDISQRWMNLFSDNGKINGSVSLLASQPDLIIKKAQYILSNNQENISPIVVKTTVKNKGKPDKEGITTYEFDFEFIRNVSKYENGKIVFETNVKQKPSIELNVAIEPKKDVPY